From one Natrinema saccharevitans genomic stretch:
- a CDS encoding cytochrome P450, with product MVQTDISLSSSDQTLYIWVDRPDRFADDADRPEHAHVPFGDGPRHCIGV from the coding sequence ATGGTTCAGACAGATATATCGCTTTCGAGTAGTGATCAGACCCTCTATATATGGGTGGATCGTCCGGACAGATTCGCCGACGACGCCGACCGCCCAGAGCATGCGCACGTTCCGTTCGGCGACGGACCTCGTCACTGCATCGGGGTGTGA
- a CDS encoding cation:proton antiporter, whose product MVAVLEILTRVCALLALALAVRIVVDAWIDVPYSVVLILVGVAISLLRVDVGIRLLTDVIMGLILPVILFNGVIELNRTALRENLAVPLTLVGLGIPLAVVLLGPIIDLVFGLSIGVSLLLAAILVPTEPVAVLSLFEDLDAPERLTVIIDSESLFNDGVAIAIVNVLLALVAEQSGPMSGLEIAERVVTDFLIVGLGGFFLGCILGYGTTRFIRRLPERMAVLLVTVLAAYGSYVLAESVGMSGILATVGAGSFVELEADDGIDRDAFEFVHDIWAGGSFLLSTAVYVLLGVHVPIDTLVGYLPSALLVTVLVLFVRAAVVYVLVAAVNEIVSRPLPRSYQHVLVSGGLHTVVPISLALGLPAWVPHREFIHAVVFGVAIIGTLVQGTLLPSLLRATGIQQRAPGVDRPTARHDGDQS is encoded by the coding sequence GTGGTCGCCGTTCTCGAGATCCTCACCCGGGTGTGTGCTTTGCTCGCGCTCGCGCTGGCGGTTCGGATCGTCGTCGACGCGTGGATCGACGTGCCGTATTCGGTGGTTCTCATTCTGGTCGGGGTCGCGATCTCGCTGCTGCGCGTCGATGTCGGAATCCGGCTCTTGACCGACGTCATTATGGGTCTCATCCTGCCGGTGATCCTGTTCAACGGGGTCATCGAACTGAATCGAACGGCGCTACGCGAGAACCTGGCCGTCCCACTGACGCTGGTCGGCCTTGGCATCCCGCTGGCGGTCGTGCTACTGGGACCGATCATCGACCTCGTGTTCGGGCTTTCGATCGGGGTTTCGCTGTTGCTTGCCGCGATCCTCGTTCCGACCGAGCCGGTCGCCGTCCTCTCCTTGTTCGAGGACCTGGACGCGCCCGAGCGGTTGACGGTCATCATCGACAGCGAGAGCCTGTTCAACGACGGCGTCGCGATCGCCATCGTCAACGTGCTACTTGCGCTCGTCGCCGAGCAGTCGGGACCGATGTCGGGCCTCGAGATCGCCGAGCGCGTCGTTACGGATTTCCTGATCGTCGGCCTCGGCGGCTTCTTCCTCGGGTGCATCCTCGGATACGGGACCACGCGGTTCATCCGTCGACTTCCCGAGCGGATGGCAGTCCTGCTCGTCACGGTTCTGGCCGCGTACGGAAGCTACGTCCTCGCCGAGAGCGTCGGCATGAGTGGCATCCTCGCGACGGTCGGCGCGGGCTCGTTCGTGGAACTGGAGGCTGACGACGGTATCGACCGGGACGCGTTCGAGTTCGTCCACGACATTTGGGCCGGCGGGTCGTTCCTGCTGTCTACGGCCGTCTACGTACTCCTCGGCGTTCACGTTCCGATCGACACGCTCGTCGGGTACCTGCCGTCGGCGCTTCTCGTCACCGTCCTCGTGTTGTTCGTCCGAGCGGCGGTCGTCTACGTTCTCGTGGCCGCTGTCAACGAGATCGTCTCGAGACCGCTTCCCCGCAGCTATCAGCACGTCCTCGTCTCGGGCGGGTTACACACCGTCGTTCCGATTTCGCTGGCGCTCGGTCTCCCTGCGTGGGTCCCCCATCGCGAGTTCATTCACGCGGTCGTCTTCGGCGTCGCGATCATCGGGACGCTCGTCCAAGGAACGTTACTCCCGTCTCTCCTTCGGGCCACCGGCATCCAGCAGCGAGCGCCAGGAGTGGACCGGCCGACGGCACGTCACGACGGGGACCAGTCGTAA
- a CDS encoding winged helix-turn-helix transcriptional regulator — MTDSDPDADPALELRSRRRIYQHVRDNPGIHFRALLEALEYAQGTLQYHLRWLETHGLLEKSDDGKYTRYYPAEEFDETDQAVMNALRREYARRIVAHLAVDGALSTADLSDRLERAPSTVSWHLSKLEDADLVTKERQGRSVEYELRDPERVQYLYTIHRRTFTDRVVDRLFDLWDSY, encoded by the coding sequence ATGACGGACTCCGATCCCGACGCGGACCCGGCGCTGGAACTGCGATCGCGGCGGAGAATCTACCAGCACGTCCGTGACAATCCCGGGATCCACTTTCGGGCTCTCCTCGAGGCTCTCGAGTACGCGCAGGGAACACTGCAGTACCACCTCCGCTGGCTGGAAACCCACGGGTTGCTCGAGAAGTCAGACGACGGGAAATACACCCGGTATTACCCGGCAGAGGAGTTCGACGAGACCGATCAGGCCGTCATGAACGCACTGCGACGCGAGTACGCCCGCCGGATCGTCGCCCACCTCGCCGTCGACGGGGCGCTGTCGACCGCCGACCTGAGCGATCGCCTCGAGCGGGCGCCGTCGACGGTGTCGTGGCACCTCTCGAAACTCGAGGACGCGGATCTCGTGACCAAGGAGCGGCAGGGTCGCAGCGTCGAATACGAACTGCGGGATCCGGAGCGCGTGCAGTATCTCTACACGATCCACCGGCGGACGTTCACCGACCGAGTCGTCGATCGGCTGTTCGACCTGTGGGACAGCTACTAG
- a CDS encoding FAD:protein FMN transferase codes for MSLVDAVTAARTRLGDARLEFRCCDTDFVVRTAGYRADVAAERARETALSLEVELDAFDPESAVARLNRTGRVENKHVARLVRRGLEYGERTRGVFDIRQGSVEHGLKAYLRGDRASIAPAFETGSVRVDGDRVVTETELDLNGLAKGYIVDRATAVAAGPGRRGFVSGGGDMSPPTGPVAVESPYGDSRPLKVLETDWNVATSGNYRRERDGVDHVYDPTTERLGARHESVTVVARRDCMEADALATTLAALPLSDALERAAAWPALEAFVVHDGVFRTTEGFDAHVA; via the coding sequence ATGAGTTTGGTGGACGCCGTCACTGCCGCACGCACGCGACTCGGTGACGCCAGACTCGAGTTCCGGTGCTGTGACACCGACTTCGTCGTTCGGACGGCGGGCTACCGTGCCGACGTCGCGGCCGAGCGCGCCCGGGAAACCGCGCTATCGCTCGAGGTCGAACTCGACGCGTTCGATCCGGAAAGCGCAGTCGCGCGTCTCAACCGGACCGGACGCGTCGAGAACAAACACGTCGCTCGTCTGGTTCGGCGGGGCCTCGAATACGGCGAGCGCACTCGCGGCGTCTTCGACATCCGGCAGGGGTCGGTCGAACACGGCCTGAAGGCGTACCTGCGCGGCGACCGAGCATCGATTGCGCCGGCGTTCGAAACCGGGTCGGTGCGCGTCGACGGCGACCGCGTCGTCACCGAGACGGAACTCGACTTGAACGGCCTCGCGAAGGGGTACATCGTCGACCGTGCGACCGCCGTCGCGGCGGGGCCGGGCCGACGCGGCTTCGTCAGCGGCGGTGGCGATATGTCGCCGCCGACCGGCCCGGTCGCCGTCGAGAGCCCCTACGGGGATTCGCGCCCGCTCAAAGTCCTCGAGACCGACTGGAACGTCGCCACCTCCGGGAACTATCGCCGGGAGCGCGACGGCGTCGACCACGTCTACGATCCGACGACGGAGCGACTCGGTGCGCGCCACGAGTCGGTCACCGTCGTCGCACGGCGCGATTGCATGGAGGCCGACGCACTCGCGACGACGCTTGCTGCACTGCCACTGTCGGACGCGCTGGAGCGCGCAGCGGCGTGGCCGGCCCTCGAGGCGTTCGTGGTTCACGACGGCGTCTTTCGGACGACGGAGGGATTCGATGCACACGTCGCATAG
- a CDS encoding thrombospondin type 3 repeat-containing protein gives MHTSHSGTITVVAVVLLVATVPVLWGIADVREAQAVDREQADLVDSTVPTRQAPNDYDGDGIRDDADQCPTRPETTNGFQDGDGCPDVVETTGAS, from the coding sequence ATGCACACGTCGCATAGCGGGACGATCACCGTTGTCGCGGTCGTACTCCTCGTCGCCACGGTTCCAGTGCTGTGGGGGATCGCTGACGTTCGCGAGGCGCAGGCGGTCGACCGCGAGCAGGCGGACCTCGTCGACTCGACGGTGCCGACGAGACAGGCACCGAACGATTACGACGGCGACGGGATTCGTGACGACGCGGACCAGTGCCCGACGCGACCGGAGACGACGAACGGCTTTCAGGACGGCGACGGTTGTCCGGACGTCGTCGAGACGACGGGGGCCTCGTAA
- a CDS encoding helix-turn-helix domain-containing protein: MFQAEIHLQQEKSCVLSDFAEYFDTSFDVDIEELHDHRVTFTIRMEEPYEEYIEFFEDAEQVEHVERLDEANYLITKTSCGAYSAVDRNHGVLRRQSRVFADHRVYTVLFFRREDLRAMIDDFNRIGTVTLGKLTEFEESKSMLTDRQLEVVTCALEEGYFEWPRGISSEELADELGINRTTALEHLRKAQSKLLTSAIKENNHLQGHGKP, from the coding sequence ATGTTCCAAGCCGAGATCCACCTCCAACAGGAGAAGTCCTGCGTCCTCAGCGACTTCGCGGAGTACTTCGATACGTCGTTCGACGTCGACATCGAGGAACTTCACGACCACCGCGTAACCTTCACCATTCGGATGGAAGAGCCCTACGAGGAGTACATCGAGTTCTTCGAGGACGCCGAACAGGTCGAACACGTCGAACGGCTCGACGAAGCGAACTACCTGATCACCAAGACGTCGTGTGGGGCGTACTCCGCCGTCGACCGAAACCACGGCGTCCTTCGGCGACAGAGCCGCGTCTTCGCGGACCATCGAGTCTATACCGTCCTCTTTTTCCGCCGTGAGGATCTCCGGGCCATGATCGACGATTTCAATCGGATCGGCACCGTCACGCTCGGCAAACTCACCGAATTCGAAGAGTCGAAATCGATGCTCACCGACCGTCAACTCGAGGTCGTTACCTGTGCGCTCGAGGAGGGATACTTCGAGTGGCCACGGGGGATCAGCAGCGAAGAACTCGCCGACGAGTTGGGAATCAACCGAACGACGGCGCTCGAACATCTTCGGAAGGCCCAGTCAAAGCTCTTGACGAGCGCCATCAAGGAGAATAACCACCTGCAGGGCCACGGTAAACCGTAG
- a CDS encoding class I adenylate-forming enzyme family protein, with the protein MGVTSTLDDRPIDEITVDSMLRARADRIPDETALIYGPDDIHVTYEQLDATANRIANGLRELGVERGSNVSLMAAHPLETLRGMFGINKAGGVYSPINFEYEGETLSYQLDDTDPDVFVLEDRYLDRFEAVRDDLETDPELVVIETDGPRPETSLEATSFDELREQPAIDPDVDVAWHDTASIVYTSGTTGMPKGVVIPHRWIFANYIAPKRAVLNGDDVVHTSLPLYHIGGVYADVVAGLVAGGTVALWDRFSPQAFWDRIDTYEATSVTLISVMMPWLMNAPRTDSDHENTLNKVHMQPLPEEYEELADRFGFEIATVAFAQTETGSPIVGVIRTDDAGGTPPSYRRGLEPDAVEERAREMNLPVVESVDEERYMGRVREDIVEVAVLDEHDREVETGEVGELCIRPKRPGLLLERYHAKPGRTAEAMSNLWFHTGDAAYRDADGNFYFVDRLGDVIRRRGENISSMQIQDAVSTHDAVEAAAVFPIPAPEGGEDRIGLAVEPRGDESVTEATIGSHLEGRIPSFMHPDETFLVDEIPTTETNKMRKVELRERLLE; encoded by the coding sequence ATGGGAGTTACAAGCACATTGGACGATAGACCCATCGACGAAATTACGGTCGACAGCATGCTCCGGGCGCGAGCGGATCGGATCCCCGACGAAACGGCGCTGATCTACGGCCCGGACGACATCCACGTCACGTACGAACAGCTCGACGCGACCGCAAACCGGATCGCGAACGGCCTCCGCGAGCTGGGCGTCGAACGGGGGTCGAACGTCTCGTTGATGGCCGCCCATCCGCTCGAGACGCTGCGCGGGATGTTCGGGATCAACAAGGCCGGCGGCGTCTACTCGCCGATCAACTTCGAGTACGAAGGCGAGACGCTGTCCTACCAACTCGACGATACCGACCCCGACGTCTTCGTTCTCGAGGACCGGTATCTCGACCGTTTCGAGGCCGTCCGCGATGACCTCGAGACCGACCCCGAACTCGTCGTGATCGAGACGGACGGCCCGCGTCCGGAGACGAGCCTCGAGGCGACGTCGTTCGACGAGTTGCGAGAACAGCCGGCGATCGATCCCGACGTCGACGTCGCCTGGCACGACACCGCGAGTATCGTCTACACCTCCGGGACGACGGGGATGCCGAAGGGGGTCGTCATCCCGCACCGGTGGATCTTCGCGAACTACATCGCGCCCAAACGCGCGGTGTTGAACGGGGACGACGTCGTCCACACCTCGCTGCCGCTGTACCACATCGGTGGCGTCTACGCCGACGTCGTCGCCGGGCTGGTCGCGGGCGGGACGGTCGCGCTCTGGGACCGGTTCTCCCCGCAGGCGTTCTGGGACCGCATCGACACCTACGAGGCGACGTCGGTGACGCTCATCTCGGTGATGATGCCGTGGCTGATGAACGCACCGCGGACCGACTCCGACCACGAGAACACGCTCAACAAGGTCCACATGCAGCCGCTGCCGGAGGAGTACGAGGAGTTGGCCGACCGCTTCGGATTCGAGATCGCGACCGTCGCCTTCGCCCAGACCGAGACCGGGTCGCCGATCGTCGGCGTCATTCGCACGGACGACGCGGGGGGAACGCCGCCGTCGTACCGCCGCGGCCTCGAGCCCGACGCAGTCGAGGAGCGAGCCCGCGAGATGAACCTCCCCGTGGTCGAGAGCGTCGACGAGGAGCGCTACATGGGTCGCGTTCGCGAAGACATCGTCGAGGTCGCCGTCCTCGACGAACACGACCGCGAGGTCGAGACGGGCGAGGTCGGCGAACTCTGTATCAGGCCGAAGCGGCCGGGACTGTTGCTCGAGCGCTATCACGCGAAACCCGGGCGGACGGCCGAAGCGATGTCGAACCTGTGGTTTCACACGGGCGACGCGGCCTACCGCGACGCGGACGGCAACTTCTACTTCGTCGATCGACTCGGCGACGTGATCCGTCGGCGCGGCGAGAACATCTCCTCGATGCAGATTCAAGACGCCGTCTCGACTCACGACGCCGTCGAAGCGGCCGCCGTGTTCCCGATTCCGGCACCCGAAGGCGGCGAGGACCGGATCGGGCTCGCGGTCGAACCCCGCGGCGACGAGTCGGTGACCGAAGCGACGATCGGTTCGCATCTCGAGGGGCGGATCCCGTCGTTCATGCATCCCGACGAGACGTTTCTCGTCGACGAAATCCCGACGACGGAGACGAACAAGATGCGAAAGGTCGAACTCAGGGAGCGACTCCTCGAATGA
- a CDS encoding CaiB/BaiF CoA transferase family protein → MTARERTGPLDGLRVIDMSGMISGAFATTMMGDFGADIVMIEHPENGDPIREWPQKTEEGESLAWKSLGRNKRCITLDLGSERGREIALLLIEDADVVFENFRPGTMERWGLGPDDVHAVNEEAIMVRLSGYGQTGPKSQKPGFGTIAEGISGWAHANGFPDSEPLLPPISLADLTAAQFAMQAAMMAIFERDVGRGGSGEGQVIDVSLIEPLWRLFFGEVEAYDRMDHVRERTGNQHPSTAPRNIYETADGYMTMSASNQKIFERVAEAIDKPELVEDPRFEDNEARVENNEPLNAAIEEWTERRTTAEATEILEAHDAIVGPVYDMADIFSDEQFQARDSIVEVEDPDIGSIKTFAPIPKFSRTPGAVEFLGPGHGEHNEDVYRGELGMTDEEYSELEEEGII, encoded by the coding sequence ATGACGGCACGAGAACGAACCGGTCCCCTCGACGGGCTCCGGGTCATCGACATGTCCGGGATGATAAGCGGCGCCTTCGCGACGACGATGATGGGCGATTTCGGCGCCGACATCGTCATGATCGAGCATCCCGAGAACGGTGATCCGATCCGCGAGTGGCCCCAGAAGACCGAGGAGGGCGAATCGCTGGCCTGGAAGTCACTTGGTCGTAACAAACGGTGTATCACGCTCGATCTCGGCTCCGAGCGCGGGCGCGAGATCGCTCTCCTGTTGATCGAAGACGCCGACGTCGTCTTCGAGAACTTCCGTCCGGGAACGATGGAGCGGTGGGGACTCGGTCCCGACGACGTCCACGCGGTCAACGAGGAGGCGATCATGGTCCGGCTCTCGGGCTACGGCCAGACGGGGCCGAAGTCCCAGAAACCGGGATTCGGGACGATTGCGGAAGGCATCTCCGGATGGGCTCACGCGAACGGGTTCCCCGACAGCGAGCCGCTGTTGCCCCCGATCAGCCTCGCGGACTTGACGGCAGCCCAGTTCGCGATGCAGGCCGCCATGATGGCGATCTTCGAGCGTGACGTCGGCCGCGGCGGGAGCGGCGAGGGACAGGTGATCGACGTCTCCCTCATCGAACCGCTCTGGCGGCTGTTCTTCGGCGAAGTCGAAGCCTACGACCGGATGGATCACGTCCGGGAACGGACCGGCAACCAGCACCCCAGTACCGCTCCGCGGAACATCTACGAGACCGCCGACGGCTACATGACGATGTCCGCGTCGAATCAGAAGATCTTCGAACGCGTCGCCGAGGCCATCGACAAACCCGAACTCGTCGAGGATCCGCGATTCGAAGACAACGAGGCCCGCGTCGAGAACAACGAACCGCTCAACGCGGCGATCGAGGAGTGGACGGAACGGCGAACGACCGCGGAGGCGACAGAGATTCTCGAGGCCCACGACGCCATCGTCGGCCCGGTCTACGATATGGCCGATATCTTCTCGGACGAGCAGTTCCAGGCCCGTGACAGCATCGTCGAGGTCGAGGATCCGGATATCGGATCGATCAAGACCTTCGCACCGATCCCGAAGTTCTCCCGGACGCCCGGAGCGGTGGAGTTCCTCGGACCCGGACACGGCGAACACAACGAGGACGTCTACCGGGGCGAACTCGGGATGACCGACGAGGAGTACTCGGAGCTGGAGGAGGAAGGGATCATATAG
- a CDS encoding LeuA family protein — MQLTDVTLREGDQMPGREYTAEQKIDCVRALDHLGVPFIQPAFPATGEKDRTVVSELSGTTDATIVALARALERDIDAAVDAGADVVETFVSVSDRHLEHLLDASREEMLTMLTEAVDYIDERGATPHVTLADAFRTDHDDLVDVFEAVPKVPFVTLADSVGARTPATVRSSLDRLGDDVDFSRVGVHFHDDMGCGTANALAAYHAGVAKADVSVASLGERAGNSSLEEVVVACAVDLGDDLGIETDELVPACRDVLDTLDEEYGDRKAILGGEISEHESGIHTAAMLSDPATLEPFDPAAFGGERRLVFGKPTGNDGARKLLERAGLEPDDETVSSFRATLAERGPLELDEALSLASREFGD; from the coding sequence ATGCAACTCACTGATGTGACGCTCCGAGAGGGCGATCAGATGCCGGGACGCGAGTACACCGCCGAGCAGAAGATCGACTGCGTCCGGGCGCTCGACCACCTCGGCGTCCCGTTCATCCAGCCCGCTTTCCCCGCGACGGGCGAGAAGGATCGGACTGTCGTCTCCGAACTGAGCGGGACGACCGACGCGACGATCGTGGCACTGGCCCGCGCCCTCGAGCGCGACATCGACGCAGCGGTCGACGCGGGCGCTGATGTCGTCGAGACGTTCGTCTCGGTCTCCGACAGACACCTCGAACATCTCCTCGATGCCTCCCGCGAGGAGATGCTGACGATGCTGACCGAAGCGGTCGATTACATCGACGAACGGGGTGCCACGCCCCACGTCACGCTCGCGGACGCCTTCCGAACGGACCACGATGATTTGGTCGACGTCTTCGAGGCGGTCCCGAAGGTCCCGTTCGTCACCCTTGCGGACTCCGTCGGCGCCCGGACGCCAGCGACGGTCAGGTCGTCGCTCGACCGACTCGGCGACGACGTGGACTTCTCCCGCGTCGGCGTTCACTTCCACGACGACATGGGCTGTGGGACGGCAAACGCTCTGGCGGCGTATCACGCCGGCGTCGCGAAGGCCGACGTGAGCGTCGCCTCCCTCGGCGAGCGGGCAGGAAACAGTTCGCTCGAGGAGGTCGTCGTCGCCTGCGCCGTCGACCTCGGGGACGACCTCGGTATCGAGACGGACGAACTCGTCCCCGCTTGCCGGGACGTACTCGACACGCTCGACGAGGAGTACGGCGACCGGAAAGCGATCCTCGGCGGGGAAATCTCCGAACACGAGTCGGGGATCCACACCGCGGCGATGCTCAGCGATCCCGCGACGCTCGAACCGTTCGACCCCGCGGCGTTCGGTGGCGAACGCCGGCTCGTGTTCGGGAAACCGACCGGGAACGACGGCGCGCGCAAACTCCTCGAACGCGCCGGCCTCGAACCCGACGACGAGACGGTGTCGTCGTTCAGAGCGACGCTGGCCGAGCGCGGCCCGCTCGAACTGGACGAGGCCCTCTCCCTCGCGAGCCGAGAGTTCGGTGACTGA
- a CDS encoding NAD(P)/FAD-dependent oxidoreductase — translation MDDNQPTAAVLGGSVSGLAAATGLLRIEEFDRVTVYERQEYDDKRVDCGEAINDTTLIPLPKTPENGFVNDIDGFQIRVYDGTDRPLDAPPLAKSNVCCESGYICERPVVERRWAAELEARGVEFRTGRSVSPTDYADIVNSYDYVVDASGQPSLTLKANGNASEYTGDMVALNATVEGDFSAYRNRPRIFFEGYVGYAWAFPKSDGHANVGIGWAGDRRPADYFAALETAAERNAFPVPDRADVNIATIPRGPSLGPDRVCDPEAKVFLVGDAAGIANRYQGEGICQGIRSAYLLTELIADGNESAYPRKLYELMRSEYRLARLMRGAWVEHEDIDLLAAVTEALEGLTIDDVTRRPATVMRRVAGRPATALELISDAGMIRRVYESYTDSWEYTSRGGP, via the coding sequence ATGGACGACAACCAGCCGACTGCGGCGGTACTCGGTGGCTCTGTCTCCGGCCTCGCGGCGGCGACGGGACTGCTCCGAATCGAGGAGTTCGACCGAGTGACCGTCTACGAACGGCAGGAGTACGACGACAAACGCGTCGACTGCGGCGAGGCGATCAACGATACGACGTTGATACCGCTCCCGAAGACGCCCGAAAACGGGTTCGTCAACGACATCGACGGGTTCCAGATCCGGGTCTACGACGGGACTGACCGGCCGCTCGACGCCCCGCCGCTCGCGAAATCGAACGTGTGCTGTGAGTCGGGCTACATCTGCGAACGCCCCGTCGTCGAACGACGGTGGGCGGCGGAACTGGAGGCCAGGGGCGTCGAGTTCCGGACCGGGCGATCGGTCTCGCCGACCGACTACGCGGACATCGTGAACTCGTACGACTACGTCGTCGACGCGTCGGGGCAGCCGTCCCTGACGCTCAAAGCGAACGGGAACGCGAGCGAGTACACCGGCGACATGGTCGCCCTCAACGCGACCGTCGAGGGCGACTTCTCGGCGTATCGGAACCGGCCGCGGATCTTCTTCGAGGGATACGTCGGCTACGCGTGGGCGTTCCCCAAGTCGGATGGCCACGCGAACGTCGGCATCGGCTGGGCAGGCGATCGGCGTCCCGCCGACTACTTCGCCGCGCTCGAGACCGCCGCCGAGCGGAACGCGTTTCCGGTCCCGGACCGGGCGGACGTGAACATCGCCACCATCCCGAGGGGACCGAGCCTCGGTCCCGACCGCGTCTGCGATCCCGAGGCGAAGGTGTTTCTCGTCGGCGACGCGGCCGGGATCGCTAACCGATATCAGGGCGAGGGGATCTGTCAGGGAATCAGATCGGCGTACCTCCTCACGGAACTGATCGCGGACGGGAACGAGTCGGCGTATCCGCGGAAGCTCTACGAACTGATGCGGTCCGAGTACCGCCTCGCCCGGCTGATGCGCGGCGCGTGGGTCGAACACGAGGACATCGACCTCTTGGCGGCCGTCACGGAGGCGCTCGAGGGACTGACGATCGACGACGTCACCCGCCGACCCGCAACCGTGATGCGACGCGTCGCGGGGCGACCGGCGACCGCGCTCGAACTGATCTCCGACGCCGGGATGATCCGTCGCGTCTACGAGTCCTATACCGATTCGTGGGAATATACGTCTCGAGGAGGGCCGTGA